One genomic segment of Natronospira proteinivora includes these proteins:
- the hisH gene encoding imidazole glycerol phosphate synthase subunit HisH gives MHQIALIDYGMGNLHSMAKALEKVAPNSHIRITDEAETVRAADRVVFPGVGAMAACMQALQERDLIPAIQEAARNKPMLGVCLGMQALFDESEEGGGVAGLGLIPGRVRRFTFDEAARLKIPHMGWNEIQASGTHPLWSGIQTPWFYFVHSFYCQPDETAHGAAYCDYGQRFCAAVAHENLVAVQFHPEKSQTSGLRLLANFVAWNGESKHSPAA, from the coding sequence ATGCATCAGATTGCCCTGATTGATTACGGAATGGGGAACCTCCACTCCATGGCCAAGGCCCTGGAGAAGGTTGCACCGAATAGTCACATTCGTATTACCGACGAGGCCGAGACCGTCCGCGCAGCCGACCGGGTGGTCTTCCCGGGTGTGGGTGCCATGGCGGCCTGCATGCAGGCACTGCAGGAGCGGGATCTGATCCCGGCCATTCAGGAGGCGGCCCGGAACAAGCCCATGCTGGGTGTCTGCCTGGGCATGCAGGCCTTGTTCGATGAAAGCGAGGAAGGGGGCGGTGTAGCCGGGCTGGGCTTGATTCCAGGCCGCGTCCGCCGCTTTACCTTTGACGAGGCGGCGCGGCTCAAGATCCCCCATATGGGCTGGAATGAAATCCAAGCGAGCGGCACCCACCCCCTCTGGTCCGGCATTCAAACCCCCTGGTTCTATTTCGTGCACAGCTTCTATTGCCAGCCGGACGAGACCGCCCACGGTGCCGCCTACTGTGACTACGGGCAGCGTTTTTGTGCCGCTGTGGCCCATGAGAACCTGGTGGCGGTTCAGTTCCACCCGGAGAAGAGTCAAACCAGTGGGCTTCGCCTGCTGGCGAATTTCGTGGCCTGGAATGGAGAGTCCAAGCACTCTCCGGCAGCCTGA
- the hisB gene encoding imidazoleglycerol-phosphate dehydratase HisB, giving the protein MTARKATIHRKTRETDVRVELNLDGSGERHFQTGVPFLEHMLDQIARHGMVDLTVEADGDLEIDAHHTVEDVGITLGQALAQAWGDGRGIVRYGHAYVPLDEALSRVVIDLSGRPGLEYRVDYPRARIGDFDVDLIREFFQGVVNHARMTLHVDNLQGRNAHHIAETIFKAFGRALRMAVEHDPRLGDATPSTKGSL; this is encoded by the coding sequence ATGACCGCCCGCAAGGCAACCATTCATCGCAAGACCCGTGAAACCGATGTCCGTGTGGAGTTGAATCTGGACGGCAGCGGTGAGCGGCATTTCCAGACCGGCGTCCCCTTTCTCGAGCACATGCTGGATCAGATCGCCCGCCACGGCATGGTGGATCTGACGGTGGAAGCGGACGGTGATCTTGAGATCGACGCCCACCACACCGTAGAGGATGTGGGTATTACTCTGGGCCAGGCCCTGGCCCAGGCCTGGGGCGATGGCCGTGGCATTGTCCGCTATGGGCATGCCTATGTGCCCTTGGACGAAGCCCTTTCCCGGGTGGTGATCGATCTCTCCGGCCGCCCCGGTCTGGAATACCGGGTGGATTACCCCCGGGCACGTATCGGTGATTTCGATGTGGACCTGATCCGGGAGTTTTTCCAGGGGGTGGTCAATCACGCCCGAATGACCCTGCATGTGGACAATCTCCAGGGGCGGAACGCCCACCATATCGCGGAAACCATCTTCAAGGCCTTCGGCCGTGCCCTGCGCATGGCCGTCGAGCATGACCCCCGCCTTGGGGATGCCACGCCATCCACTAAGGGGAGCCTCTGA
- a CDS encoding outer membrane beta-barrel protein — translation MKAKQNLLVVTAVSLLMGAGSASAIDMEVGIHFADYDDFDSGFGAHGQLDVIESVRLSGSYTAVDNLDALVGRAGWVLGMEEMGLEIELGAGYQFWDFEGPFEDDVYGLHGIASYQVMDEFSVQGKLEFLSFDNMDDETLVIGLGAAYDITPEISVGMDVEIYEADFLDQTFIRLGGSFRF, via the coding sequence ATGAAAGCTAAACAGAACCTTCTGGTGGTGACTGCAGTTTCCTTGCTGATGGGGGCCGGCTCCGCCAGCGCAATAGACATGGAAGTCGGAATCCATTTTGCCGACTATGACGACTTTGATTCCGGCTTTGGCGCTCACGGGCAGTTGGATGTGATCGAATCCGTGCGCCTGTCCGGTTCCTACACCGCCGTGGACAATCTGGATGCCCTGGTGGGCCGGGCCGGTTGGGTCCTGGGCATGGAAGAAATGGGCCTGGAGATTGAGCTGGGGGCTGGTTACCAGTTCTGGGATTTTGAAGGCCCGTTCGAAGACGATGTGTACGGCCTTCATGGTATTGCCAGCTATCAGGTCATGGACGAGTTTTCCGTCCAGGGCAAGCTGGAGTTCCTGAGCTTTGACAACATGGATGACGAAACCCTGGTGATCGGGCTGGGGGCGGCTTACGACATCACGCCCGAGATCTCCGTGGGTATGGATGTGGAAATCTACGAAGCCGATTTCCTCGACCAGACCTTCATCCGTCTGGGTGGCAGTTTCCGATTCTGA
- a CDS encoding delta-60 repeat domain-containing protein has product MAAFVLILLFTLTACSSGSSGDSGGDDGNGGSGEGPGDGDDGGGGGNGGNGGEPVTYPVGGQLSGFVHGQLTLSLNDSSELTLTSNGGFLFPEELEEGEDYLVELIDHSMGQACTLSGEQGPVGSDAATAVAVDCSELALEAVSGDRAVSLAWSVDGLVDILYSSDLECDWNNVSSCENGGHIPQVEDGSLHLSVHEDDLLDDQPYTFVLSQGNDLSRPAHATPIRHSVGGTIYDAVMGGEQIFIGGNLSAYHSRARGVATYQTDHQQARLGGAVLKLEPFSAKLTTMVEDPNGGWFVAGNWSEISGHSQANIARLHPDGSVDTEWQANLTGYIVYDMVVHQDRLYLGGWFDSVDDPAYQHLVALNLDGSLADTFQPEVPNSEVHRLVAVDDQLFVAGDFDDYGPDEQSGVVALEAETGAAIAGFAASANGPVRDLLIEEDRVVLAGGFDQVNGEEQAYLAAVDRASGALDEDFAPELDDDVWALYPQDDQLIVAGYFREAMGVIRRGMARLDRDSGALDESWDVGGDRLAHHVTSDGEYLYVSAIYPFGFLGQRPGYRRYAMASGEWDEDWLPEFDDMGTGTAAFRSFVHGNQVTLGGRFSGPGSPLDNLVALDLETGLRDETWLGRTSDTVRSLLIDDDTLYVGGEFVNAGQERAQRRNGAAFDRETGDLLSWRPETDSRINTMALSPDGIYLGGNFAHLNTHDDHCQQSQLAFVDKETGLCIESGGIADVDMDGRVEDLAWVPDFGGEPGLIVTGLFNEIYGETVRDHAVINSDTQELMHAFETERNRSIHATAYSAEHRYQFIGGNFEEVEGQDHQGFFGYSDDTELDLSTPTLGFTQSVRALQWNSDKDRLLLGGRFSTLGNENRSNFAAMTFDGSDFVHQDNGPTFEGHQVNGIKPAGEYLLVFGSFDRVNGDDHQNFVVLDAETLEPI; this is encoded by the coding sequence ATGGCGGCTTTTGTCCTGATTCTGCTTTTTACCCTCACCGCCTGCAGTTCCGGCAGCAGTGGTGATAGTGGGGGTGATGATGGGAACGGTGGTTCCGGAGAGGGGCCCGGTGACGGCGACGACGGTGGCGGGGGCGGAAATGGCGGAAATGGTGGAGAGCCCGTCACCTACCCCGTCGGTGGGCAGCTATCCGGCTTCGTGCATGGTCAGCTCACTCTCTCCCTGAATGACAGCAGTGAACTGACACTGACATCCAATGGTGGTTTCCTCTTCCCGGAAGAGCTGGAAGAGGGGGAGGATTATCTGGTCGAACTCATTGATCATTCCATGGGGCAGGCCTGTACGCTCTCCGGTGAGCAAGGGCCAGTGGGCAGCGACGCCGCAACCGCGGTTGCGGTTGATTGTAGTGAATTGGCCTTGGAGGCAGTCAGTGGAGACCGGGCTGTGAGCTTGGCCTGGAGCGTCGATGGCCTGGTGGATATCCTCTACAGCAGTGATCTTGAATGTGACTGGAACAATGTCTCCAGCTGCGAAAACGGGGGGCACATTCCCCAGGTCGAAGACGGGTCTCTCCATCTCTCCGTCCATGAAGATGACTTGCTGGATGACCAGCCTTATACCTTTGTCCTGAGCCAGGGTAATGACCTTTCACGGCCGGCCCATGCCACCCCGATCCGCCATTCCGTGGGCGGAACCATCTATGATGCCGTCATGGGAGGTGAGCAGATTTTTATCGGCGGCAATCTGAGCGCCTACCACAGCCGCGCTCGAGGCGTGGCGACCTACCAGACCGACCACCAACAGGCCCGCCTGGGAGGAGCTGTCCTTAAATTGGAGCCTTTCAGCGCCAAGTTGACGACAATGGTGGAGGATCCCAATGGCGGTTGGTTCGTTGCCGGGAACTGGAGCGAAATTAGTGGCCATTCACAGGCCAACATCGCCCGCCTTCACCCGGACGGGAGTGTGGATACCGAGTGGCAGGCTAATCTGACAGGGTACATTGTTTACGACATGGTCGTGCATCAGGATCGGCTGTATCTCGGTGGCTGGTTTGATTCGGTGGATGATCCGGCTTACCAGCATTTGGTGGCTTTGAATCTCGATGGGAGTTTGGCCGACACATTCCAGCCGGAAGTGCCCAATAGTGAGGTCCATCGCCTGGTGGCAGTGGATGATCAGCTCTTTGTTGCTGGCGACTTCGATGACTATGGTCCGGATGAGCAGTCTGGAGTGGTGGCTTTGGAGGCTGAAACGGGTGCCGCGATTGCCGGCTTCGCCGCCAGTGCCAACGGACCGGTTCGGGATCTTCTGATAGAGGAAGATCGAGTGGTTCTGGCGGGTGGCTTCGACCAGGTCAATGGTGAAGAGCAAGCCTATCTTGCAGCGGTTGATCGAGCGTCAGGCGCTCTGGACGAAGACTTTGCTCCTGAGCTGGATGACGATGTCTGGGCCCTTTACCCGCAGGACGACCAGTTAATCGTCGCCGGGTATTTCAGGGAGGCCATGGGCGTAATCCGCCGTGGCATGGCTCGCCTGGATAGAGACAGCGGGGCGCTGGACGAGAGCTGGGATGTGGGTGGAGACAGACTGGCCCATCATGTGACTTCCGATGGCGAATACCTCTATGTGTCCGCCATCTACCCCTTTGGCTTCCTAGGTCAAAGGCCCGGCTATCGCCGATACGCCATGGCAAGCGGCGAGTGGGATGAGGACTGGCTGCCGGAATTTGACGACATGGGTACGGGGACAGCCGCCTTCCGCAGCTTTGTGCATGGGAATCAGGTCACGCTGGGCGGCCGCTTCTCGGGGCCGGGATCTCCTCTGGACAACTTGGTCGCACTCGACCTGGAAACCGGTCTTCGCGACGAGACTTGGCTGGGACGCACCAGTGACACGGTCCGTTCTCTGCTCATTGACGACGATACCCTCTATGTTGGCGGGGAATTCGTTAATGCTGGCCAAGAGCGTGCCCAGCGACGGAATGGGGCGGCTTTCGACCGGGAAACCGGCGACTTGTTGTCCTGGCGTCCGGAAACAGACAGCCGGATCAATACCATGGCCCTGAGCCCGGATGGCATTTATCTTGGCGGCAACTTTGCCCATCTCAATACCCACGATGACCACTGTCAGCAGAGCCAACTGGCTTTTGTGGATAAGGAAACCGGTCTGTGCATTGAGAGTGGCGGAATTGCCGATGTGGACATGGATGGCCGGGTAGAAGACTTGGCCTGGGTACCTGACTTTGGCGGCGAGCCGGGTCTCATTGTTACCGGCCTGTTCAACGAGATCTATGGCGAGACCGTGCGTGACCATGCAGTAATCAATTCGGACACCCAGGAATTGATGCATGCCTTTGAAACCGAGCGGAACCGCTCTATCCACGCAACGGCCTACTCGGCGGAACACCGTTATCAATTCATCGGGGGGAACTTCGAAGAGGTAGAAGGCCAGGACCATCAGGGTTTCTTCGGCTATTCCGATGACACCGAGCTGGATCTGTCCACCCCCACCCTCGGCTTCACACAGTCGGTGCGGGCATTGCAGTGGAATTCAGATAAAGACCGTTTGCTGCTGGGCGGGCGATTTTCTACTCTGGGAAATGAGAATCGGTCCAATTTTGCGGCGATGACATTCGACGGCAGCGATTTCGTTCACCAGGACAATGGCCCCACTTTCGAGGGTCATCAGGTGAACGGCATAAAACCGGCGGGTGAGTATCTTCTCGTGTTCGGTTCCTTTGATCGGGTCAATGGGGATGATCATCAAAATTTCGTCGTGCTGGATGCCGAAACCCTGGAACCCATTTGA
- the dtd gene encoding D-aminoacyl-tRNA deacylase, whose amino-acid sequence MIALLQRVSESRVVVDEEAIATIDQGLMVLLGVEKGDREKGAERLMQRILGYRVFPDDQGRMNRSLKDAGGGLLLVPQFTLAADTHKGTRPSFTPAAPPEEGERLFQHALAFARNHHGPVEAGRFGAEMQVSLTNTGPVTFWLSVPPTA is encoded by the coding sequence GTGATTGCCTTATTGCAAAGAGTCAGTGAATCCCGAGTCGTGGTGGATGAGGAGGCCATAGCTACCATCGATCAGGGCCTGATGGTCTTGCTGGGCGTGGAAAAGGGCGACCGGGAGAAGGGGGCCGAGCGCCTGATGCAGCGGATCCTGGGCTATCGCGTCTTTCCCGACGATCAGGGCCGGATGAACCGCAGTCTCAAGGACGCCGGCGGCGGCCTCCTGCTGGTCCCCCAGTTCACTCTGGCTGCAGACACCCACAAGGGCACACGCCCCAGCTTTACCCCTGCGGCCCCGCCCGAGGAGGGCGAGCGCCTGTTCCAACACGCCCTGGCATTCGCTCGGAATCATCATGGCCCGGTGGAAGCTGGCCGCTTCGGGGCTGAAATGCAGGTCTCACTCACCAATACCGGCCCGGTCACCTTCTGGTTGTCGGTACCCCCCACCGCCTGA
- a CDS encoding NAD-dependent malic enzyme, whose protein sequence is MQTFRLQRNPDGPDRLEVPLRGRALLAHPMYNKGTAFTAEERRGFGLEGMLPERTSSGEVQRKRTYQAIVRKDDPIERYIGLAALQDRNEVLFYQLLQEHLDEFLPIVYTPTVGQACKKYSHIFRRGRGLWITPRDKGRIDEILGNAPYDDARLIVVTDNERILGLGDLGAGGMGIPIGKLALYTVAAGIHPSQCLPISLDVGTDNEALLNDELYVGFREKRLRGEAYDELVEEFIQAVKRRFPKALLQWEDFKKANAFRLLDRYADRLLSFNDDIQGTAAVTLAGVMAGCRILGQSAAEQRVLILGGGAAGIGIARQLREWLRRDGVEGEALTRAIAVLDSKGLIIDDGSISDEHKKDFAWRPEDAKAIGIDPEGDKGLETVVAALKPTVLLGTSGQPGIFTREVIESMQAGAERPIILPISNPTANTEARPEDLIHWTKGRALVATGSPFDPVEYEGETHEIAQGNNVYIFPGVGLGALAVEARSISDRLFTVAAESLAECISQADLDKGRLYPQMSGLRDITRHIALTVARACIEDGLAEEPVGGIEAAVDHLMWEPEYPEMVPV, encoded by the coding sequence ATGCAAACATTCCGACTGCAGCGTAACCCCGATGGCCCGGACCGGCTGGAAGTTCCCCTGCGAGGGCGCGCCCTGCTGGCCCATCCCATGTACAACAAGGGCACGGCGTTCACCGCCGAGGAGCGGCGAGGCTTTGGCCTGGAGGGTATGCTGCCGGAACGGACCTCCAGCGGGGAGGTGCAGCGTAAACGCACCTACCAGGCTATTGTCCGCAAGGATGACCCCATTGAACGCTACATCGGCCTGGCGGCCCTGCAGGATCGCAATGAGGTGCTTTTCTATCAGCTGTTGCAAGAACACCTGGATGAATTCCTGCCCATTGTCTACACCCCCACGGTGGGCCAGGCCTGCAAGAAGTACAGCCATATCTTTCGTCGGGGCCGGGGGCTGTGGATCACGCCCCGGGACAAGGGTCGGATCGACGAGATCCTGGGTAATGCACCCTATGATGATGCTCGCTTGATCGTGGTCACCGACAATGAACGGATTCTCGGCCTGGGGGACCTGGGTGCCGGGGGGATGGGCATTCCCATCGGCAAGCTGGCCCTCTATACCGTGGCCGCCGGCATCCACCCCAGCCAGTGCCTGCCCATCAGCCTGGACGTGGGCACGGACAACGAAGCCCTGCTCAACGATGAACTCTATGTGGGCTTCCGCGAGAAGCGCCTGCGGGGCGAGGCCTATGATGAGCTGGTGGAGGAATTCATCCAGGCGGTCAAACGACGTTTTCCCAAGGCCCTGCTGCAGTGGGAGGATTTCAAGAAGGCCAATGCCTTCCGCCTGCTGGATCGCTATGCCGACCGCCTGCTTTCCTTCAACGACGATATCCAGGGCACCGCGGCCGTGACCCTGGCCGGGGTCATGGCCGGCTGTCGCATTCTGGGGCAAAGCGCGGCCGAGCAGCGGGTGTTGATCCTGGGCGGGGGTGCCGCGGGTATCGGCATTGCCCGTCAGCTGCGGGAATGGCTGCGCCGGGACGGGGTGGAGGGCGAAGCCCTGACCCGGGCCATTGCGGTACTGGATAGCAAGGGCCTGATCATTGACGATGGCTCGATTAGCGACGAACACAAAAAAGACTTCGCCTGGCGGCCGGAGGATGCCAAAGCCATCGGCATTGATCCGGAAGGGGACAAGGGCCTCGAGACAGTGGTGGCCGCCCTCAAGCCTACGGTCTTGCTGGGGACCTCCGGACAGCCCGGGATTTTCACCCGGGAGGTGATCGAGTCCATGCAGGCGGGTGCCGAACGCCCCATCATCCTGCCCATCTCCAACCCCACCGCCAACACCGAGGCCCGTCCGGAAGACTTGATTCACTGGACCAAGGGCCGGGCACTGGTGGCCACGGGCAGCCCCTTTGACCCGGTGGAGTATGAGGGTGAGACCCATGAAATCGCCCAGGGGAATAATGTGTATATCTTTCCGGGCGTGGGCCTGGGTGCCCTGGCGGTTGAAGCCCGGTCCATCTCCGACCGCCTGTTCACCGTGGCGGCGGAATCGTTGGCCGAGTGCATTTCACAGGCGGATCTGGATAAAGGTCGCCTCTATCCACAAATGAGTGGTCTGCGGGACATCACCCGCCATATCGCCCTGACCGTGGCCCGGGCCTGCATTGAGGATGGCCTGGCCGAGGAGCCGGTGGGCGGCATCGAAGCCGCCGTGGATCATTTGATGTGGGAGCCGGAGTATCCGGAGATGGTGCCGGTCTGA
- a CDS encoding porin family protein — MMMKRGVLAAAVGLALSAPVAADAMEFDAGNMYAGGGISNNSLSGWDDAFGFQVFGGYNFGEIFGVDQLDLLVEAGYMQTDDFESTTTWFGQPVTSEMDHSGIWTTGGVRYRLNPTWSFFARAGLDFGDDDGFMIGGGAAFHFGDDFELRGELVERDNITSIQGNFVVGF, encoded by the coding sequence ATGATGATGAAGCGTGGTGTTTTGGCAGCTGCTGTTGGGCTGGCTTTGTCCGCCCCCGTCGCCGCGGACGCGATGGAGTTCGACGCCGGCAATATGTACGCCGGTGGCGGTATCAGCAATAACTCCCTGTCCGGCTGGGATGATGCCTTTGGTTTCCAGGTCTTCGGTGGCTACAATTTCGGCGAGATTTTCGGCGTCGACCAGCTGGACCTGCTGGTGGAAGCTGGCTACATGCAAACGGACGACTTCGAGTCCACCACCACCTGGTTTGGCCAGCCGGTTACCAGTGAAATGGACCATTCCGGTATCTGGACCACCGGTGGCGTGCGCTATCGCCTGAACCCGACTTGGTCCTTCTTTGCCCGCGCCGGTCTGGACTTCGGCGATGATGATGGTTTCATGATCGGCGGTGGTGCAGCTTTCCACTTCGGTGACGACTTCGAGCTCCGTGGTGAGTTGGTTGAACGTGACAACATTACCTCTATCCAGGGCAATTTCGTGGTGGGTTTCTAA
- a CDS encoding outer membrane beta-barrel protein: MKRQYFGSAFVLGVCLAASNAMAQDLENFYIGGGLSHNSASGLDGAFGAQVLGGYDFGPILGDASIMAEVGYMNTGNMDRSWSPGSVSARGLWANGVVSLPLTGHWSLLGRAGLDFGDDDGIMVGIGGAYRITQQLDLRGELVTRDNIDSFQFNFAYRF; this comes from the coding sequence ATGAAGCGTCAATATTTTGGATCTGCTTTCGTGCTTGGGGTGTGTCTGGCAGCCAGCAATGCCATGGCCCAGGATCTGGAGAATTTCTACATCGGCGGTGGTCTGTCTCATAACTCTGCCTCCGGCCTGGACGGCGCGTTTGGTGCCCAGGTGCTGGGGGGCTACGATTTCGGGCCGATTCTTGGCGATGCCAGTATCATGGCGGAAGTGGGCTATATGAATACGGGCAATATGGACCGGAGCTGGAGCCCCGGGAGCGTGTCCGCCCGTGGGCTTTGGGCCAACGGGGTGGTGAGCCTGCCCCTGACCGGTCATTGGAGCTTGCTGGGTCGTGCCGGTCTCGATTTCGGTGATGATGACGGCATCATGGTGGGAATTGGTGGCGCTTACCGGATTACCCAGCAGTTGGATCTGAGGGGAGAGCTGGTGACTCGCGATAATATCGATTCCTTCCAATTCAACTTTGCTTACCGTTTCTAG
- the pspF gene encoding phage shock protein operon transcriptional activator, whose product MDQQLRHRSGLIGESSAFLEMLEHASKAASLSKPVLVIGERGSGKELVAERLHYLSPRWDGPLVRLNCATLNESLLETELFGHEAGAFTGATRQHPGRFERADGGTLFLDELATISQRMQEQLLRAVEYGEFERVGGNETLRADVRVVAATNADLPKMARQGAFRPDLLDRLAFDVIRVPPLRERPEDILPLAEHFAIGIIRELGRDYFPGFDERARQQLLDHPWPGNVRELKNAVERSVYREEEPDAPISTIALHPFGSPWRATESEADLPGQDSMEAAGKNTTPLSHTAPPDDLDQALTNLETHWIRGALEQNRFNQKATARALGLRYDQLRTRIRKYRIPI is encoded by the coding sequence ATGGACCAACAACTACGTCATCGTTCCGGACTCATCGGAGAGTCCAGCGCCTTTCTGGAAATGCTGGAGCATGCCTCCAAGGCGGCCTCCCTGAGCAAGCCGGTACTGGTCATCGGTGAGCGGGGCAGCGGCAAGGAGCTGGTAGCCGAACGCCTGCATTACCTCTCGCCCCGCTGGGATGGGCCGCTGGTTCGGCTTAACTGCGCCACCCTCAATGAGTCCTTGCTGGAAACCGAGCTCTTCGGCCACGAAGCGGGGGCCTTCACCGGCGCGACCCGCCAGCATCCCGGCCGCTTTGAGCGGGCGGACGGGGGCACGCTGTTCCTGGATGAATTGGCTACCATCTCGCAGCGCATGCAGGAACAGCTGCTACGGGCGGTGGAGTACGGCGAGTTCGAACGGGTGGGGGGCAACGAGACATTGCGCGCGGATGTGCGGGTGGTGGCGGCCACCAATGCGGACCTGCCCAAGATGGCCCGGCAAGGCGCCTTTCGCCCGGACTTGCTGGACCGCCTGGCTTTTGACGTGATTCGGGTCCCGCCCCTGCGGGAGCGGCCTGAAGATATTCTGCCCCTGGCCGAGCACTTCGCCATTGGCATCATCCGGGAACTGGGGAGGGATTACTTCCCCGGCTTTGATGAACGGGCCCGCCAGCAGCTGCTGGATCATCCCTGGCCGGGCAATGTGCGGGAACTGAAAAACGCGGTGGAACGCTCCGTCTACCGGGAAGAAGAACCCGATGCCCCCATCAGCACCATCGCCCTGCATCCTTTCGGCTCCCCGTGGCGGGCAACGGAAAGCGAAGCGGATCTGCCTGGGCAAGACAGCATGGAGGCAGCCGGAAAGAATACCACCCCCCTAAGTCACACCGCACCTCCCGACGATCTGGACCAGGCCCTCACGAATCTGGAAACCCATTGGATTCGGGGGGCACTCGAGCAGAACCGTTTCAATCAGAAAGCAACGGCCCGCGCTCTGGGCTTGAGATACGACCAGCTACGCACTCGCATCAGAAAGTATCGAATCCCGATCTGA
- the pspA gene encoding phage shock protein PspA, with the protein MGIFTRFSDIVNSNLHALLDKAEDPEKMVRLIIQEMEETLVEVRSTAARTIADRKTVGRRRAQVESEIREWEEKAELAISRERDDLARAALLEKNQLAQQLERIEAEDKTLADNLEQLNEDIGRLQAKLDDARSRQKSLIQRRKAVGSRLEARRHVHDRRLDDALSRFEGYEQRLDRMEGDAEAMDMGREPGLRAAFDELESEQAVQSELEALKARVRGGDKG; encoded by the coding sequence ATGGGCATTTTTACCCGCTTTAGCGACATCGTGAATTCCAACCTCCATGCCCTGCTCGACAAGGCCGAGGATCCGGAAAAGATGGTCCGCCTGATCATTCAGGAAATGGAGGAAACCCTGGTGGAAGTTCGCTCCACCGCGGCCCGCACCATTGCCGACCGCAAGACTGTGGGGCGGCGTCGGGCCCAGGTGGAGAGCGAAATCCGGGAATGGGAAGAGAAGGCCGAGCTGGCCATCAGCCGAGAGCGGGATGATCTGGCCCGGGCGGCCTTGCTGGAAAAGAATCAGCTGGCCCAGCAGCTGGAGCGGATCGAGGCCGAGGACAAGACGCTGGCCGACAATCTGGAGCAGCTCAACGAAGACATTGGTCGTCTCCAGGCCAAGCTGGATGACGCCCGCAGCCGCCAGAAGAGCCTGATTCAGCGGCGCAAGGCGGTGGGTAGCCGTCTGGAGGCCCGTCGCCACGTGCATGACCGGCGCCTGGACGATGCCCTGTCCCGCTTCGAGGGCTATGAGCAGCGCCTGGACCGCATGGAAGGCGATGCCGAGGCCATGGACATGGGCCGGGAGCCGGGCCTGCGGGCCGCCTTTGACGAGCTGGAATCGGAGCAGGCGGTGCAGAGCGAACTGGAAGCGCTCAAGGCCCGCGTGCGGGGCGGCGACAAGGGCTGA
- the pspB gene encoding envelope stress response membrane protein PspB: MEEVSLRFMSEMTFVLAIVFITIVVPLWLLLHYITRWRQSRGLSREDEHMLEELWESAGRMEERIETLERILDEQNSEWRRPK; encoded by the coding sequence GTGGAAGAAGTGAGCTTGCGGTTTATGAGTGAAATGACCTTTGTACTGGCCATCGTCTTCATCACCATCGTGGTGCCCTTGTGGCTCTTGCTGCACTACATCACCCGGTGGCGTCAATCCCGGGGCCTGTCCCGGGAAGACGAGCACATGCTCGAGGAGCTGTGGGAGAGCGCTGGCCGCATGGAAGAGCGTATTGAGACGCTTGAGCGGATTCTGGATGAGCAGAACAGTGAATGGAGGAGGCCGAAATGA
- a CDS encoding PspC domain-containing protein, producing the protein MKPYRVHGEHSGPPFGLYRDPETAVIFGICSGLANRLGINPWGLRVLALIALVFFTAATVTAYLLSALLLPRRRLLWRGRQSERDFWRAAAREASD; encoded by the coding sequence ATGAAGCCGTATCGCGTGCATGGAGAGCATTCCGGACCCCCTTTTGGTCTCTATCGGGACCCGGAAACCGCGGTGATCTTTGGTATCTGCTCGGGCCTGGCTAATCGCCTGGGCATCAATCCCTGGGGGCTGCGGGTGCTGGCGCTGATCGCTCTGGTATTTTTCACCGCGGCCACGGTGACGGCCTATTTGCTAAGCGCCTTGCTATTGCCCCGCCGCCGGCTGTTGTGGCGCGGGCGTCAATCCGAACGGGATTTCTGGCGGGCGGCGGCCCGTGAAGCAAGCGATTGA
- the pspC gene encoding envelope stress response membrane protein PspC, protein MTRINNIHGDGPQRLYRDPYNGWLAGVCAGIADYLSVNPAGIRLITVVLALFFMPFVITAYIVLALVLSKRPPRLYRGEEDERFWRSMRASPASTFDSVRGRFRDMERRLQKMERYVTSGRYNLDREFRDLER, encoded by the coding sequence ATGACTCGAATCAACAATATCCATGGTGACGGGCCCCAGCGGCTTTATCGGGACCCCTATAACGGCTGGTTGGCCGGGGTCTGTGCCGGCATCGCCGATTACCTGAGCGTGAATCCGGCCGGGATCCGCTTGATCACGGTGGTGCTGGCCCTGTTTTTCATGCCTTTTGTCATCACCGCCTATATCGTGCTGGCCCTGGTGCTGTCCAAGCGCCCGCCCCGGCTGTACCGCGGTGAAGAGGACGAGCGTTTCTGGCGGTCCATGCGCGCCTCGCCGGCCTCCACGTTTGACTCGGTGCGCGGCCGTTTCCGGGACATGGAACGCCGCCTCCAAAAGATGGAGCGCTATGTGACCTCCGGGCGCTACAATCTGGATCGTGAGTTCCGCGATCTGGAGCGCTGA